The following proteins come from a genomic window of Macrobrachium rosenbergii isolate ZJJX-2024 chromosome 37, ASM4041242v1, whole genome shotgun sequence:
- the LOC136825412 gene encoding uncharacterized protein isoform X2 has translation MREVGGLINHGPYSRILFVGDSRMQSLEDSWPEYPFIKPQFLIEPHLKLEELKDFILSRTELPHLENGTLLICSVGLHDIIELVDYSECASVKNHQPLKIMTLSVKAVEDIIKLVLLRLNKIYKILEDILDRRSVICFSAIIPCDPIMHFVVQSVNHLPTGHVSMGSRLQVSLNELKSKVKIICTRVNKHLEGLSPMPSIWDIMKSYHLDRNIVGEAFVDGINISSETSRLLTSRLNRFLIELFYGVEINAKFVEYNRGKKVIVVGDSRLMLLQEMWLGDKPQFYCEPNLGFHNFSKFINRKLVDLKDKIVIVCLGLNDLIQFVDNESCLEKHHEPCQVALSECDKYSSTEEYFKKIQENFKSSFTLFCTKNPVMMFFATIYPIHIDNYMSSQVRIHKEKTGHVITPPQKKPEINAKLNELVYKLNSLMKEVCREHGLPIWDMFNVVCRGYEASTLSPDVLKDGIYPSERTAEELIRSFFSFARGKLLQEFAENVDGYKFPYRPLPACSDYPTNHLWAKKFDTRLSTEKTQRGVDQSTVKKIEASKPTIKKIKMGYASENKETPKIASPSQSSGAYNHEKNITLEEKRGPTKGDTNFGISKHPEGQKHDVHRQRQIPETSYPQERSHQPNTDTSISSNSVHRRLSPICNRPSVFTRIKDRCPHSEERRYPLPSPERHPRSEERRYPLPSPERHPRSEERRYPLPSPERHPRSEERRYPLPSPERHRRSEERRYPLPSPERHRRSEERRYPLPSPERHRRLEERRYPLPSPERIPRSRTSRSPLHGRRSRSPLHGRRSRSPLHRRRSRSSLCRDRSWSPHYRGRSRYSRSPENYRRTQRSPERGRENKESHYNLDEVPWSKTGSALEPFTESVRRIRKECQKEKDPIFRDALLDLFNTHVHECELYLHKPDAHPDYSKEYRLFLVKKRDSIMSLGGDPESFDYIKEWEQFWPPRMFELFQESWKSKKTQCLSMMTLKRKRSSSSSSSSRSPTPERKRKHSKKSLPKPEKKKVFDGNNIRKPMGSLEDTSDGGCMQDLMLTRLESEKFRETSLQSQSLPYGEKVSSQNVVKKKVLKVVEVLGILTYMKEKLGVYGLPVSILYEKAVEMEKKGLNPNTLLADEETATLFAMLSDKLSSQIEEGGGSTIQKAIILEAHALLLDLITEINEIKKKNKKNLPVNIAQIARLTLGKTISETVMIIKNFLFYEGCSNVTKDDLENIYMSVKDEQLKLTESASSSQNYRSIGSPSGFNRTEQKTVESKRPDQGLTNFVLPQDKLNEEFFIGKNSFSSRDVGLSKLATVKASTSKFDTPEELDEEFFTGKKFLKPSDSVDNERNETTLKPSYVPHRHKLPPPAPIISEICSSMLLKNSSLQPLQNPGLQLFQNPTSQFLRNPSSQLLQNSNSPLLQNSASKPSSATSIPKGLPQAVDYDLLRKCLAALPNFTK, from the exons GTTGGAGGGCTAATAAATCATGGACCTTACAGTCGTATTTTGTTTGTGGGAGATTCCCGCATGCAGTCACTTGAAGATTCTTGGCCGGAATATCCATTCATTAAACCCCAGTTTCTCATTGAGCCCCATTTAAAACTTGAAGAGCTTAAAGATTTCATCCTGTCACGTACTGAGCTTCCACACCTGGAAAATGGAACATTGTTGATATGTAGTGTGGGTCTTCATGATATCATCGAGTTGGTAGATTATAGTGAATGTGCTTCAGTCAAGAATCATCAACCTCTGAAGATCATGACTCTTTCAGTAAAAGCAGTCGAAGATATAATCAAGCTAGTATTACTTCGTCtcaataaaatttataagataCTAGAAGACATTTTAGATAGACGTTCAGTCATTTGCTTTTCAGCTATTATTCCCTGTGACCCTATAATGCATTTTGTTGTGCAGTCAGTAAATCATCTTCCAACAGGACATGTCAGCATGGGCTCTCGGCTTCAAGTAAGCTTAAATGAGTTGAAATCTAAGGTCAAGATTATTTGCACCAGGGTTAATAAGCATTTAGAAGGACTTAGCCCCATGCCATCTATATGGGATATTATGAAGTCGTACCACCTAGATCGTAACATTGTTGGTGAGGCTTTTGTTGATGGTATTAACATATCTTCAGAGACATCTCGTTTATTAACATCCAGACTGAACAGATTTCTTATAGAGTTGTTTTATGGAGTAGAGATAAATGCCAAATTTGTTGAGTACAACAGAGGTAAAAAAGTTATTGTGGTAGGGGATTCACGATTGATGCTGCTGCAAGAGATGTGGCTTGGCGATAAACCACAATTTTATTGTGAACCAAACCTGGGGTTTCACAATTTTAGTAAGTTTATAAATAGAAAACTAGTGGATCTAAAAGACAAGATTGTGATTGTATGTCTTGGACTAAATGACCTGATCCAGTTTGTTGACAATGAGTCTTGCCTAGAAAAACACCATGAACCATGCCAAGTTGCTTTGTCCGAATGTGATAAATACAGTAGTACAGAGGagtactttaaaaaaatccaAGAGAATTTCAAAAGCTCCTTCACTCTGTTTTGCACAAAGAATCCTGTCATGATGTTTTTTGCAACCATATATCCCATTcatatagataattatatgaGTTCACAGGTGAGAATTCACAAGGAAAAGACAGGTCATGTCATCACCCCACCTCAAAAGAAACCCGAAATTAATGCAAAGTTGAATGAATTGGTGTACAAGTTAAATTCACTCATGAAAGAAGTGTGCCGTGAACATGGTTTGCCAATATGGGATATGTTTAATGTTGTATGTAGAGGATATGAAGCCTCAACTCTGAGCCCAGATGTTTTAAAAGATGGTATTTATCCAAGTGAAAGAACAGCCGAGGAACTTATtcgttccttcttttcctttgccAGAGGCAAGTTATTACAAGAATTTGCTGAAAATGTAGATGGGTACAAGTTTCCATATAGACCATTGCCAGCATGCAGTGATTACCCCACAAATCATTTATGGGCGAAAAAATTTGATACCAGGCTTTCCACTGAGAAAACACAAAGAGGAGTTGATCAATCTACCGTTAAGAAAATCGAAGCCTCCAAACCTaccattaagaaaattaaaatgggatATGCTTCTGAGAATAAAGAAACCCCCAAAATTGCAAGTCCCAGCCAATCTTCAGGAGCATATAA TCATGAAAAAAACATAACTTTGGAGGAAAAGAGAGGGCCAACCAAGGGAGACACAAATTTTGGCATATCTAAACATCCAGAGGGCCAGAAGCATGATGTTCACAGGCAAAGACAAATCCCTGAAACATCTTACCCACAAGAAAG GTCCCATCAACCAAACACTGATACAAGTATATCATCAAACTCAGTACACAGGAGACTTTCACCTATATGTAATCGTCCATCTGTGTTTACCCGTATAAAAGATAGATGTCCACACTCGGAAGAAAGAAGATATCCTTTGCCCTCACCAGAGAGGCACCCACGTTcagaagaaagaagatatccTTTGCCTTCACCAGAGAGGCACCCACGTTcagaagaaagaagatatccTTTACCTTCACCAGAGAGGCATCCACGTTcagaagaaagaagatatccTTTGCCTTCACCAGAGAGGCATCGACGTTcagaagaaagaagatatccTTTGCCTTCACCAGAGAGGCATCGACGTTcagaagaaagaagatatccTTTGCCTTCACCAGAGAGGCATCGACGCTtagaagaaagaagatatccTCTGCCTTCACCAGAGAGAATACCTCGTTCAAGGACATCTAGGTCTCCATTACATGGGAGAAGATCAAGATCTCCATTACATGGGAGAAGATCAAGATCTCCATTACATAGGAGAAGATCTAGGTCTTCTTTGTGCAGAGACAGGTCTTGGTCTCCTCATTACAGAGGAAGATCAAGGTATAGTAGGTCACCAGAAAACTATCGTAGAACACAGAGATCTCCTGAAAGAGGTCGTGAAAATAAGGAATCACATTACAATTTAGATGAGGTACCTTGGTCAAAAACAGGTAGTGCTTTGGAACCATTCACAGAGTCTGTTAGAAGAATTCGAAAGGAGTGTCAGAAGGAGAAAGATCCAATTTTCCGAGATGCTCTTCTTGACTTGTTTAATACTCATGTTCATGAATGTGAATTGTATTTGCATAAGCCAGATGCACATCCAGATTATTCTAAAGAATATAGGCTGTTTTTGGTTAAGAAAAGAGATTCCATAATGAGTTTGGGTGGTGATCCAGAATCTTTTGATTACATAAAAGAATGGGAACAGTTTTGGCCTCCACGTATGTTTGAACTCTTCCAAGAAAGTTGGAAATCTAAGAAAACACAATGTCTATCTATGATGACTTTGAAGAGAAAAAgatcatcttcatcttcgtcatctTCACGATCCCCGACtccagagaggaaaagaaaacactCAAAGAAAAGTTTACCCAAAcctgagaaaaagaaagtttttgatgGGAACAACATACGGAAACCAATGGGCTCCCTTGAAGATACTTCAGACGGTGGTTGTATGCAAGACTTGATGCTCACAAGACTAGAATCAGAGAAGTTTAGAGAAACTAGTTTGCAATCCCAGAGTTTACCATATGGTGAAAAAGTATCTTCACAAAATGTAGTAAAGAAGAAAGTGTTGAAGGTTGTTGAAGTTCTTGgtatattaacatatatgaaagaaaaattgggtGTATATGGATTACCAGTCAGCATATTGTATGAAAAAGCAgttgaaatggaaaagaaaggttTAAATCCAAACACTTTGCTAGCAGATGAAGAAACGGCAACTCTATTTGCTATGTTGAGTGATAAACTCTCTTCTCAAATTGAAGAAGGTGgtggatcaaccattcagaaagcTATTATTCTTGAAGCACACGCACTTTTGCTTGActtaataactgaaataaatgaaattaagaagaaaaataagaaaaatttgccTGTCAACATTGCCCAGATAGCTCGTTTAACATTGGGAAAGACAATATCAGAAACTGtcatgattataaaaaatttcttgttttatgagGGCTGTTCTAATGTAACCAAGGATgatctagaaaatatatatatgtctgttaaaGATGAGCAGTTGAAGCTCACAGAGTCTGCATCCTCAAGCCAAAATTATAGGTCCATAGGCTCTCCATCAGGAtttaacagaacagaacagaagacAGTTGAAAGTAAAAGACCTGATCAAGGTCTCACAAATTTTGTTCTACCTCAAGATAAGCTGAATGAGGAATTCTTCATAGGAAAGAATTCATTTTCAAGTAGAGATGTAGGTTTATCCAAGCTAGCAACAGTAAAAGCTTCCACATCAAAGTTTGACACCCCAGAGGAACTTGATGAAGAGTTCTTTACAGGCAAGAAATTTTTGAAGCCTAGTGATTCTGTAGATAATGAGAGAAATGAAACGACTTTGAAACCTTCTTATGTCCCTCACAGGCATAAACTACCTCCGCCTGCCCCTATAATATCAGAAATATGTAGTTCAATGCTTTTAAAGAATTCTAGTTTACAGCCATTACAGAATCCAGGCTTACAGCTTTTCCAGAATCCTACTTCACAGTTTTTACGGAATCCCAGTTCACAGCTTTTACAGAATTCTAATTCACCTCTTTTACAGAATTCTGCAAGTAAACCATCATCAGCTACTAGTATCCCTAAAGGGCTACCACAAGCAGTAGACTATGATTTATTACGAAAATGTTTAGCAGCTCTACCAAATTTCACCAAATAA
- the LOC136825412 gene encoding uncharacterized protein isoform X1 codes for MRETRSSMGRGGTARGVTKTAALEKKANKEVFETNDENSLGGDERNAFDLPNKKLNDKNLDGGDECFPLGEDSGHSPVISGKADGQNKQHATSSRRGLVKNLKEHEAKKDNADDIEDEEVLRIIGELEKEVDDAFPELNEANETKQSDVEKPCVVEPKCNGEPSKDKKKIVVTSGKADGQNKQHVTSSRRGLVKNQKEHEAKKDNADIIEDEEVLRIIGELEKEVVDAFPELNEASEAKQSVVEKLSVIEPKCNGDPSKDKKKIVISLENDKEEKKPLQAKEVGGLINHGPYSRILFVGDSRMQSLEDSWPEYPFIKPQFLIEPHLKLEELKDFILSRTELPHLENGTLLICSVGLHDIIELVDYSECASVKNHQPLKIMTLSVKAVEDIIKLVLLRLNKIYKILEDILDRRSVICFSAIIPCDPIMHFVVQSVNHLPTGHVSMGSRLQVSLNELKSKVKIICTRVNKHLEGLSPMPSIWDIMKSYHLDRNIVGEAFVDGINISSETSRLLTSRLNRFLIELFYGVEINAKFVEYNRGKKVIVVGDSRLMLLQEMWLGDKPQFYCEPNLGFHNFSKFINRKLVDLKDKIVIVCLGLNDLIQFVDNESCLEKHHEPCQVALSECDKYSSTEEYFKKIQENFKSSFTLFCTKNPVMMFFATIYPIHIDNYMSSQVRIHKEKTGHVITPPQKKPEINAKLNELVYKLNSLMKEVCREHGLPIWDMFNVVCRGYEASTLSPDVLKDGIYPSERTAEELIRSFFSFARGKLLQEFAENVDGYKFPYRPLPACSDYPTNHLWAKKFDTRLSTEKTQRGVDQSTVKKIEASKPTIKKIKMGYASENKETPKIASPSQSSGAYNHEKNITLEEKRGPTKGDTNFGISKHPEGQKHDVHRQRQIPETSYPQERSHQPNTDTSISSNSVHRRLSPICNRPSVFTRIKDRCPHSEERRYPLPSPERHPRSEERRYPLPSPERHPRSEERRYPLPSPERHPRSEERRYPLPSPERHRRSEERRYPLPSPERHRRSEERRYPLPSPERHRRLEERRYPLPSPERIPRSRTSRSPLHGRRSRSPLHGRRSRSPLHRRRSRSSLCRDRSWSPHYRGRSRYSRSPENYRRTQRSPERGRENKESHYNLDEVPWSKTGSALEPFTESVRRIRKECQKEKDPIFRDALLDLFNTHVHECELYLHKPDAHPDYSKEYRLFLVKKRDSIMSLGGDPESFDYIKEWEQFWPPRMFELFQESWKSKKTQCLSMMTLKRKRSSSSSSSSRSPTPERKRKHSKKSLPKPEKKKVFDGNNIRKPMGSLEDTSDGGCMQDLMLTRLESEKFRETSLQSQSLPYGEKVSSQNVVKKKVLKVVEVLGILTYMKEKLGVYGLPVSILYEKAVEMEKKGLNPNTLLADEETATLFAMLSDKLSSQIEEGGGSTIQKAIILEAHALLLDLITEINEIKKKNKKNLPVNIAQIARLTLGKTISETVMIIKNFLFYEGCSNVTKDDLENIYMSVKDEQLKLTESASSSQNYRSIGSPSGFNRTEQKTVESKRPDQGLTNFVLPQDKLNEEFFIGKNSFSSRDVGLSKLATVKASTSKFDTPEELDEEFFTGKKFLKPSDSVDNERNETTLKPSYVPHRHKLPPPAPIISEICSSMLLKNSSLQPLQNPGLQLFQNPTSQFLRNPSSQLLQNSNSPLLQNSASKPSSATSIPKGLPQAVDYDLLRKCLAALPNFTK; via the exons ATGAGAGAAACAAGATCTAGCATGGGCAGAGGTGGCACAGCAAGAGGAGTGACGAAGACTGCGGCATTGGAGAAAAAAGCCAACAAAGAAGTTTTTGAAACTAACGATGAGAATTCATTAGGAGGAGATGAGAGAAATGCTTTTGATCTTCCAAACAAAAAATTgaatgataagaatttagatggtGGTGATGAATGTTTTCCTTTAGGTGAAGACAGTGGACATTCACCTGTCATCTCAGGCAAGGCAGATGGGCAAAATAAACAACATGCAACATCTTCAAGAAGAGGTTTGGTGAAAAATCTGAAAGAGCATGAGGCCAAGAAGGACAATGCTGATGATATTGAAGATGAGGAGGTTTTGAGAATTATTGGAGAATTGGAGAAGGAAGTTGATGATGCTTTCCCTGAGCTGAATGAGGCTAATGAGACAAAACAGTCAGATGTTGAGAAACCTTGTGTCGTTGAGCCAAAGTGTAATGGTGAGCCTAGCAAGGACAAAAAGAAGATTGTGGTAACCTCAGGCAAGGCAGATGGGCAGAATAAACAGCATGTAACATCTTCAAGAAGAGGTTTGGTAAAAAATCAGAAAGAGCATGAGGCCAAGAAAGACAATGCTGATATTATTGAAGATGAGGAGGTTTTGAGAATTATTGGAGAATTGGAGAAGGAAGTTGTTGACGCTTTCCCAGAGCTGAATGAAGCCAGTGAGGCAAAGCAGTCAGTTGTTGAGAAACTGTCTGTCATTGAGCCAAAATGTAATGGTGACCCTAGCAAGGACAAAAAGAAGATTGTGATAAGCTTAgaaaatgacaaagaagaaaagaaacctttGCAAGCTAAAGAG GTTGGAGGGCTAATAAATCATGGACCTTACAGTCGTATTTTGTTTGTGGGAGATTCCCGCATGCAGTCACTTGAAGATTCTTGGCCGGAATATCCATTCATTAAACCCCAGTTTCTCATTGAGCCCCATTTAAAACTTGAAGAGCTTAAAGATTTCATCCTGTCACGTACTGAGCTTCCACACCTGGAAAATGGAACATTGTTGATATGTAGTGTGGGTCTTCATGATATCATCGAGTTGGTAGATTATAGTGAATGTGCTTCAGTCAAGAATCATCAACCTCTGAAGATCATGACTCTTTCAGTAAAAGCAGTCGAAGATATAATCAAGCTAGTATTACTTCGTCtcaataaaatttataagataCTAGAAGACATTTTAGATAGACGTTCAGTCATTTGCTTTTCAGCTATTATTCCCTGTGACCCTATAATGCATTTTGTTGTGCAGTCAGTAAATCATCTTCCAACAGGACATGTCAGCATGGGCTCTCGGCTTCAAGTAAGCTTAAATGAGTTGAAATCTAAGGTCAAGATTATTTGCACCAGGGTTAATAAGCATTTAGAAGGACTTAGCCCCATGCCATCTATATGGGATATTATGAAGTCGTACCACCTAGATCGTAACATTGTTGGTGAGGCTTTTGTTGATGGTATTAACATATCTTCAGAGACATCTCGTTTATTAACATCCAGACTGAACAGATTTCTTATAGAGTTGTTTTATGGAGTAGAGATAAATGCCAAATTTGTTGAGTACAACAGAGGTAAAAAAGTTATTGTGGTAGGGGATTCACGATTGATGCTGCTGCAAGAGATGTGGCTTGGCGATAAACCACAATTTTATTGTGAACCAAACCTGGGGTTTCACAATTTTAGTAAGTTTATAAATAGAAAACTAGTGGATCTAAAAGACAAGATTGTGATTGTATGTCTTGGACTAAATGACCTGATCCAGTTTGTTGACAATGAGTCTTGCCTAGAAAAACACCATGAACCATGCCAAGTTGCTTTGTCCGAATGTGATAAATACAGTAGTACAGAGGagtactttaaaaaaatccaAGAGAATTTCAAAAGCTCCTTCACTCTGTTTTGCACAAAGAATCCTGTCATGATGTTTTTTGCAACCATATATCCCATTcatatagataattatatgaGTTCACAGGTGAGAATTCACAAGGAAAAGACAGGTCATGTCATCACCCCACCTCAAAAGAAACCCGAAATTAATGCAAAGTTGAATGAATTGGTGTACAAGTTAAATTCACTCATGAAAGAAGTGTGCCGTGAACATGGTTTGCCAATATGGGATATGTTTAATGTTGTATGTAGAGGATATGAAGCCTCAACTCTGAGCCCAGATGTTTTAAAAGATGGTATTTATCCAAGTGAAAGAACAGCCGAGGAACTTATtcgttccttcttttcctttgccAGAGGCAAGTTATTACAAGAATTTGCTGAAAATGTAGATGGGTACAAGTTTCCATATAGACCATTGCCAGCATGCAGTGATTACCCCACAAATCATTTATGGGCGAAAAAATTTGATACCAGGCTTTCCACTGAGAAAACACAAAGAGGAGTTGATCAATCTACCGTTAAGAAAATCGAAGCCTCCAAACCTaccattaagaaaattaaaatgggatATGCTTCTGAGAATAAAGAAACCCCCAAAATTGCAAGTCCCAGCCAATCTTCAGGAGCATATAA TCATGAAAAAAACATAACTTTGGAGGAAAAGAGAGGGCCAACCAAGGGAGACACAAATTTTGGCATATCTAAACATCCAGAGGGCCAGAAGCATGATGTTCACAGGCAAAGACAAATCCCTGAAACATCTTACCCACAAGAAAG GTCCCATCAACCAAACACTGATACAAGTATATCATCAAACTCAGTACACAGGAGACTTTCACCTATATGTAATCGTCCATCTGTGTTTACCCGTATAAAAGATAGATGTCCACACTCGGAAGAAAGAAGATATCCTTTGCCCTCACCAGAGAGGCACCCACGTTcagaagaaagaagatatccTTTGCCTTCACCAGAGAGGCACCCACGTTcagaagaaagaagatatccTTTACCTTCACCAGAGAGGCATCCACGTTcagaagaaagaagatatccTTTGCCTTCACCAGAGAGGCATCGACGTTcagaagaaagaagatatccTTTGCCTTCACCAGAGAGGCATCGACGTTcagaagaaagaagatatccTTTGCCTTCACCAGAGAGGCATCGACGCTtagaagaaagaagatatccTCTGCCTTCACCAGAGAGAATACCTCGTTCAAGGACATCTAGGTCTCCATTACATGGGAGAAGATCAAGATCTCCATTACATGGGAGAAGATCAAGATCTCCATTACATAGGAGAAGATCTAGGTCTTCTTTGTGCAGAGACAGGTCTTGGTCTCCTCATTACAGAGGAAGATCAAGGTATAGTAGGTCACCAGAAAACTATCGTAGAACACAGAGATCTCCTGAAAGAGGTCGTGAAAATAAGGAATCACATTACAATTTAGATGAGGTACCTTGGTCAAAAACAGGTAGTGCTTTGGAACCATTCACAGAGTCTGTTAGAAGAATTCGAAAGGAGTGTCAGAAGGAGAAAGATCCAATTTTCCGAGATGCTCTTCTTGACTTGTTTAATACTCATGTTCATGAATGTGAATTGTATTTGCATAAGCCAGATGCACATCCAGATTATTCTAAAGAATATAGGCTGTTTTTGGTTAAGAAAAGAGATTCCATAATGAGTTTGGGTGGTGATCCAGAATCTTTTGATTACATAAAAGAATGGGAACAGTTTTGGCCTCCACGTATGTTTGAACTCTTCCAAGAAAGTTGGAAATCTAAGAAAACACAATGTCTATCTATGATGACTTTGAAGAGAAAAAgatcatcttcatcttcgtcatctTCACGATCCCCGACtccagagaggaaaagaaaacactCAAAGAAAAGTTTACCCAAAcctgagaaaaagaaagtttttgatgGGAACAACATACGGAAACCAATGGGCTCCCTTGAAGATACTTCAGACGGTGGTTGTATGCAAGACTTGATGCTCACAAGACTAGAATCAGAGAAGTTTAGAGAAACTAGTTTGCAATCCCAGAGTTTACCATATGGTGAAAAAGTATCTTCACAAAATGTAGTAAAGAAGAAAGTGTTGAAGGTTGTTGAAGTTCTTGgtatattaacatatatgaaagaaaaattgggtGTATATGGATTACCAGTCAGCATATTGTATGAAAAAGCAgttgaaatggaaaagaaaggttTAAATCCAAACACTTTGCTAGCAGATGAAGAAACGGCAACTCTATTTGCTATGTTGAGTGATAAACTCTCTTCTCAAATTGAAGAAGGTGgtggatcaaccattcagaaagcTATTATTCTTGAAGCACACGCACTTTTGCTTGActtaataactgaaataaatgaaattaagaagaaaaataagaaaaatttgccTGTCAACATTGCCCAGATAGCTCGTTTAACATTGGGAAAGACAATATCAGAAACTGtcatgattataaaaaatttcttgttttatgagGGCTGTTCTAATGTAACCAAGGATgatctagaaaatatatatatgtctgttaaaGATGAGCAGTTGAAGCTCACAGAGTCTGCATCCTCAAGCCAAAATTATAGGTCCATAGGCTCTCCATCAGGAtttaacagaacagaacagaagacAGTTGAAAGTAAAAGACCTGATCAAGGTCTCACAAATTTTGTTCTACCTCAAGATAAGCTGAATGAGGAATTCTTCATAGGAAAGAATTCATTTTCAAGTAGAGATGTAGGTTTATCCAAGCTAGCAACAGTAAAAGCTTCCACATCAAAGTTTGACACCCCAGAGGAACTTGATGAAGAGTTCTTTACAGGCAAGAAATTTTTGAAGCCTAGTGATTCTGTAGATAATGAGAGAAATGAAACGACTTTGAAACCTTCTTATGTCCCTCACAGGCATAAACTACCTCCGCCTGCCCCTATAATATCAGAAATATGTAGTTCAATGCTTTTAAAGAATTCTAGTTTACAGCCATTACAGAATCCAGGCTTACAGCTTTTCCAGAATCCTACTTCACAGTTTTTACGGAATCCCAGTTCACAGCTTTTACAGAATTCTAATTCACCTCTTTTACAGAATTCTGCAAGTAAACCATCATCAGCTACTAGTATCCCTAAAGGGCTACCACAAGCAGTAGACTATGATTTATTACGAAAATGTTTAGCAGCTCTACCAAATTTCACCAAATAA